In the genome of Hugenholtzia roseola DSM 9546, one region contains:
- a CDS encoding DNA adenine methylase encodes MNYIGSKYSLANFLRTTIQQVVGQKLESAIFCDLFAGTGMVGRIFQDRVKKIISNDIEYYAYILNRNYIGNRTPLPNAPFSKLNALEGVEGFIFHQYAEGGRASRQYFSHYNGKKIDAIRKKIECLKNENEICQDTYFFLLASLLESADKVANTASVYAAYLKKLKKTAQKNLVLQPAQFEINDQKNEVFNQDANILIKNIEGNILYLDPPYNARQYSTNYHLLNTIALYDEFAPQGKTGLRPNYTKSKYCQKQKAEQALEELIKNANFEYIFLSYNNEGIIADTEVRAIFEKYGRYDLATQTYARFMADKAENRKIGGSKVVEYLHILEKK; translated from the coding sequence ATGAATTATATCGGCTCAAAATATAGCTTGGCAAATTTCCTAAGAACGACAATCCAGCAGGTTGTGGGTCAGAAATTGGAAAGTGCCATATTTTGTGATTTGTTTGCAGGGACAGGCATGGTAGGACGAATTTTTCAAGATAGAGTAAAAAAAATAATTTCAAATGATATAGAATATTACGCTTATATTTTAAATAGGAACTATATCGGAAATAGAACACCTTTGCCTAACGCGCCTTTTTCCAAACTCAATGCCTTAGAAGGGGTCGAAGGTTTTATTTTTCACCAGTACGCAGAAGGGGGCAGGGCTTCACGCCAATATTTTAGCCATTACAACGGAAAAAAAATAGATGCTATTAGAAAAAAAATAGAGTGCCTGAAAAATGAAAACGAAATTTGTCAGGATACTTACTTTTTTTTGTTAGCTTCTCTTTTGGAAAGTGCAGATAAAGTTGCCAACACTGCCTCTGTTTATGCGGCTTATTTGAAAAAATTGAAAAAAACTGCCCAAAAAAATTTGGTCTTGCAGCCTGCGCAATTTGAAATCAACGACCAAAAAAATGAAGTTTTTAATCAAGATGCCAATATTCTAATTAAAAATATAGAAGGAAATATTCTCTATTTAGACCCTCCTTACAATGCAAGGCAGTATAGCACCAACTACCACCTCCTCAATACCATTGCCTTATACGACGAGTTTGCGCCACAAGGAAAAACGGGATTGCGACCAAATTATACCAAATCAAAATACTGCCAAAAGCAGAAAGCGGAGCAGGCTTTGGAGGAATTGATAAAAAATGCAAACTTCGAATACATCTTTTTGAGCTATAACAACGAGGGTATTATTGCTGATACAGAGGTGCGAGCTATTTTCGAAAAGTATGGGCGTTATGATTTGGCTACCCAAACCTATGCGCGTTTTATGGCAGATAAGGCAGAAAATAGAAAGATTGGTGGTTCGAAGGTAGTTGAGTATTTGCATATTTTAGAGAAAAAATAG
- a CDS encoding CDGSH iron-sulfur domain-containing protein, with amino-acid sequence MNKVKITINNNGSAKIEGDFEIVDAQGNPYDLAGRTLISLCRCGLSKNKPFCDGAHRGHFDHEAVAFALPPKKV; translated from the coding sequence ATGAACAAAGTTAAAATTACAATCAATAACAATGGCTCTGCCAAAATCGAGGGCGATTTTGAAATTGTAGATGCGCAAGGCAATCCCTACGATTTGGCGGGGCGCACCCTCATTTCCCTTTGCAGATGTGGGCTTTCCAAAAATAAACCCTTTTGCGACGGCGCACATCGTGGGCATTTCGACCATGAGGCAGTCGCCTTTGCCCTACCTCCCAAAAAGGTGTAG
- a CDS encoding two-component regulator propeller domain-containing protein, with the protein MSLIRFAHFSYRSLLFAIVLLIQAASVAQAQIRREFLKVEQISIENGLSQNSSQVILQDKEGYLWVGTQDGLNRYNAYEITIFRSKRDDTTAICDNNISALLEDSQGLLWIGTTRGVSVFDRKTQKFRSFFRNANDPKSLIASEVSALAEDKNGNVWVGTSMGLSRFDRKKQHFENFLHDENNPASLPANDITCLLPDGDQLWIGTNGGGLARYGLQNKAFEIFKPIEGDTTSVSSITVTCLHKDKEGKIWVGGNGLQYYDPATHTFPYHIRRNIRFNRIVDWKENELMVVAAGGTILRVPKTEKETFVIQDLKYDVGQIIYQLYIDRAGILWIGNQNSGVLYHDEQMDRFKHYIHQDKNPQSLNAPVVWHMSKDQDGFIWVATENGLTRIDPKNNQYWQYQANIEQLRPNELQGNNLTTTLVDRDGTLWVGAMGAGLHRLESISADGKNLAFTVFRPERDNPNSLATNQFLLMRQVSNGDIWIGGFNGLTRLVKDAANPKNVRFEKYIHNPDDPSSLPARHVWGLFEDSEGTLWIGTNSGILRTERDSEGKILSFTHYKHDPNDDTTVSHEEVRALAEDSKGNFWLGTSNGLNLFDRKTGKAKHLGLEYEQANYSIYAILVDKSDNLWISTNNGIMKYLANPEANQARFIVFNVKDGLQSNEFNSGSYHLAEDGEMFFGGINGFNSFYPEKIVPNPYKPPVVFTDFKIFNKSVEISREEQETPLLAHISQTEEIILTHEDRVFSFEFAALNYRLSEKNQYFYKMEGFDEDWVEAGNRRFAQYSNMPAGSYVFRVRAVNNDGIGDEQGIAIRVIIKPPFWKTWWFISLSVVSIIGLTFAIYANRVRSIQNQKRKLEQQVAERTTEIANQNLKLEAQKGEIERSYDNIRILSEIGQKITAILDLDTVINTVYGYVNQLTDASAFGIGMYHHEGRRLEFRGFMEKGERIPDSYDELREDNLLSVWCFKTGKEVFINDVEKEIQQYAKNMTLPTVGDRYNSIIYLPLTAEGKNIGVITVQSQKINAYTHNDLTILRTLASYISIALENASNFQRLAEANEIIKSKNQAILSSIRYGETIQQAILPDEKIFAHHFADHFILFMPQAMVSGDFYWCLRAHNKIFVAAVDCTGHGVPGAFMSMIGNALLHEIITLKSVTEPALILEELHKDVRDALHQDDDQNSDGMDVCLCVFDEEWREGRRKVVFAGAKRPLFIYKDDKLIEIKGSRKSIGGRQKDEKSFEQRELFLEAGTTLYLTTDGYVDQHNLRRTKFGTLRFKEFIDANAHRSLLVQRELLIEELIDHMGQEEQRDDVTLIGIKL; encoded by the coding sequence ATGTCCCTAATACGCTTTGCTCACTTTTCTTATCGGTCGTTGCTTTTTGCGATTGTCCTGCTTATACAAGCAGCGAGTGTGGCGCAGGCACAAATTCGTAGGGAATTTTTGAAGGTAGAACAAATTTCTATAGAAAACGGACTTTCTCAAAATTCCTCACAAGTAATCCTACAAGATAAGGAAGGTTATCTTTGGGTAGGTACGCAAGACGGTCTGAACCGTTACAACGCTTACGAAATTACCATTTTTAGAAGCAAGCGCGACGATACCACTGCCATTTGCGACAACAACATCTCTGCCCTTTTGGAAGACTCGCAAGGGCTACTTTGGATAGGCACAACGCGCGGCGTTTCCGTCTTTGATAGGAAAACGCAAAAATTTCGCTCCTTTTTCCGAAATGCCAACGACCCCAAAAGCCTTATCGCCTCCGAAGTTAGTGCCTTAGCCGAAGATAAAAATGGCAACGTTTGGGTAGGAACGAGTATGGGTTTGAGCCGTTTTGATAGAAAAAAGCAGCATTTCGAAAATTTTTTACACGACGAAAACAATCCTGCCTCCCTTCCTGCCAACGACATCACCTGTTTGCTGCCCGACGGCGACCAACTTTGGATAGGCACAAATGGCGGCGGTTTGGCGCGATATGGCTTACAAAATAAAGCCTTTGAAATTTTCAAACCTATCGAAGGCGACACGACTTCGGTATCGAGCATCACGGTTACTTGCTTGCACAAAGACAAGGAAGGCAAGATTTGGGTAGGCGGCAACGGATTGCAATATTACGACCCCGCAACTCATACTTTTCCCTATCATATCCGCAGAAATATTCGTTTTAATCGGATTGTAGATTGGAAAGAAAACGAATTGATGGTAGTGGCGGCTGGTGGCACAATTTTGCGCGTACCAAAGACTGAAAAGGAAACCTTTGTGATACAAGACCTCAAATATGATGTAGGGCAGATTATCTATCAACTCTACATCGATAGGGCGGGTATCTTGTGGATAGGAAACCAAAATTCGGGCGTTTTGTATCACGACGAGCAGATGGATAGGTTCAAGCACTATATCCACCAAGATAAAAACCCCCAAAGCCTCAATGCCCCTGTGGTTTGGCACATGAGCAAAGACCAAGATGGTTTTATTTGGGTAGCGACCGAAAACGGTCTTACGCGCATAGACCCCAAAAACAATCAATACTGGCAATACCAAGCTAACATAGAGCAGCTCCGCCCCAATGAATTGCAAGGCAACAACCTAACCACTACCTTAGTAGATAGGGACGGCACGCTTTGGGTTGGTGCAATGGGCGCAGGTCTGCACCGTTTGGAGAGCATTTCGGCAGATGGTAAAAATCTTGCCTTTACCGTTTTTCGCCCAGAAAGGGACAACCCCAATAGTTTGGCTACCAATCAGTTCTTGCTCATGCGCCAAGTGTCTAATGGCGATATTTGGATAGGGGGCTTCAACGGACTCACGCGCCTTGTAAAAGATGCCGCCAATCCTAAAAATGTACGCTTCGAAAAATACATTCACAACCCCGACGACCCCAGTAGCCTGCCTGCCCGTCACGTTTGGGGGCTGTTTGAAGATAGCGAAGGCACACTTTGGATAGGGACAAATTCGGGTATTTTACGCACCGAAAGAGATAGCGAAGGCAAGATTTTGAGCTTCACCCATTACAAACACGACCCCAACGACGATACCACCGTAAGCCACGAGGAAGTACGTGCGCTTGCAGAAGACTCGAAGGGTAATTTTTGGCTTGGAACGTCCAATGGTTTGAATCTTTTTGATAGAAAAACAGGAAAAGCAAAGCATTTAGGCTTAGAATATGAACAAGCAAACTATTCTATTTATGCGATTTTGGTAGATAAATCCGATAACCTTTGGATAAGTACCAACAATGGCATTATGAAATATCTGGCAAATCCTGAGGCAAATCAGGCGCGTTTTATCGTTTTCAATGTCAAAGATGGTTTGCAGAGCAACGAATTTAATTCAGGCTCTTATCATTTGGCAGAGGACGGCGAAATGTTTTTTGGCGGCATCAATGGTTTCAATTCTTTTTATCCTGAAAAGATAGTACCGAACCCTTACAAGCCGCCTGTTGTGTTCACTGATTTCAAAATTTTCAATAAATCGGTAGAAATATCGCGCGAGGAGCAGGAAACGCCCCTTTTGGCACATATCTCTCAAACAGAAGAAATCATCTTGACGCATGAGGATAGGGTCTTTTCTTTCGAATTTGCGGCACTTAATTACCGTCTTTCTGAAAAGAACCAGTATTTTTACAAGATGGAAGGCTTTGATGAAGATTGGGTAGAAGCAGGCAATCGCCGTTTTGCACAATACAGCAATATGCCCGCAGGGAGTTATGTCTTTCGCGTCCGCGCGGTCAATAACGACGGCATTGGTGATGAGCAAGGTATTGCCATTCGTGTCATTATCAAGCCGCCTTTTTGGAAAACTTGGTGGTTTATTTCGCTTTCTGTCGTGAGTATTATCGGGCTTACCTTCGCTATTTATGCCAATAGGGTGCGTTCTATTCAAAACCAGAAGCGCAAGCTCGAACAGCAGGTTGCCGAGCGTACCACCGAAATTGCCAATCAAAACCTAAAATTAGAAGCACAAAAAGGTGAAATCGAGCGTTCTTATGATAACATTCGAATTTTGAGCGAAATTGGGCAGAAAATCACCGCCATTCTCGATTTAGACACCGTCATCAATACCGTTTATGGCTATGTCAATCAGCTCACAGATGCCTCCGCCTTTGGAATTGGTATGTATCATCACGAAGGGCGCAGGCTCGAATTTCGTGGATTTATGGAAAAGGGTGAGCGTATTCCCGATAGTTACGACGAACTGCGCGAAGACAATCTTCTTTCTGTTTGGTGCTTCAAAACGGGCAAAGAGGTCTTTATCAACGACGTAGAAAAGGAAATTCAGCAGTACGCCAAAAACATGACCCTGCCCACAGTTGGCGATAGGTACAATTCTATTATCTATTTGCCACTCACTGCCGAAGGCAAAAATATTGGCGTAATTACGGTACAAAGTCAGAAAATTAACGCTTATACGCATAATGATTTAACCATCTTGCGAACTTTAGCCTCTTATATTTCTATCGCCTTAGAAAATGCGTCTAATTTCCAACGCCTTGCAGAGGCAAACGAAATTATCAAGAGCAAGAACCAAGCTATTTTGAGCAGTATCCGATACGGCGAAACGATACAGCAGGCTATCCTGCCCGACGAAAAGATTTTTGCCCACCATTTTGCCGACCATTTTATCCTCTTTATGCCGCAGGCTATGGTTTCGGGCGACTTCTATTGGTGCTTGCGAGCGCACAACAAAATCTTCGTTGCCGCTGTGGATTGCACAGGGCATGGCGTGCCGGGTGCTTTTATGTCTATGATTGGAAACGCGCTTTTACACGAAATTATTACCCTGAAAAGCGTCACCGAGCCTGCACTAATTCTCGAAGAGCTACACAAAGACGTGCGAGATGCCCTCCATCAAGATGACGACCAAAATTCAGATGGCATGGACGTTTGCCTCTGTGTCTTTGACGAAGAGTGGCGCGAAGGACGCAGAAAAGTAGTTTTTGCAGGTGCAAAACGCCCACTTTTTATTTACAAAGACGACAAACTTATCGAAATCAAAGGCAGCAGAAAATCCATCGGCGGCAGGCAGAAAGACGAAAAATCTTTCGAGCAGCGCGAACTTTTCCTCGAAGCAGGCACAACCTTATACCTCACTACCGACGGTTATGTAGACCAACACAACCTACGCCGCACCAAATTTGGCACATTGCGATTTAAAGAATTTATTGATGCCAACGCACACCGAAGCCTACTTGTACAAAGGGAACTTTTAATAGAAGAACTCATCGACCACATGGGGCAGGAAGAACAGCGCGATGATGTTACTCTTATCGGCATTAAATTATAG
- the lpdA gene encoding dihydrolipoyl dehydrogenase, with protein sequence MQYDVIVIGSGPGGYVAAIRCAQLGMKTAIIEKYPNLGGTCLNVGCIPSKALLDSSEHYHNALHSFKTHGIEVKETAINFTQMIDRKRDVVKQNNSGIAFLMKKNKIEVHQGIGSFVDKNTVEITAEGKKSQITGKNIIIATGSKPSIFPFFPYDKKRFITSTEALELSEIPKHLIVIGGGVIGMELGSVYARLGAKVSVVEFMDRIIAGMDSSMGKELERVTKKTLGAKFYLQHKVEKTYQEGDEVVVIAKDKKGNEVELRGDYCLLSVGRSPYTAGLGLEKVGIQVDKRGAIPVDDHLHTGVGNIYAIGDVVRGAMLAHKAEEEGVMVAELLAGQKPHINYLLIPNVVYTWPEVAGVGYTEEQLKEQGRAYKLGTFPFMALGRARASMDTDGLVKVLADKNTDEILGVHIIGARAADMIAAAVTAMEYRASAEDVSRMSHAHPTYMEAVKEACLAATENRPLHI encoded by the coding sequence ATGCAATACGACGTTATCGTTATCGGCTCAGGACCTGGCGGATATGTAGCGGCTATCCGCTGCGCCCAATTAGGCATGAAAACTGCCATCATAGAAAAGTACCCCAACTTGGGCGGCACTTGCCTCAATGTAGGCTGTATTCCTTCGAAGGCACTTTTAGACTCTTCCGAACACTACCACAATGCCCTGCATAGCTTCAAAACACATGGCATTGAGGTAAAAGAAACGGCAATCAATTTTACCCAAATGATAGACCGCAAGCGTGATGTAGTCAAACAGAACAATTCGGGTATCGCCTTTTTGATGAAAAAAAACAAAATAGAGGTGCATCAAGGCATCGGCTCTTTTGTAGATAAAAATACAGTAGAAATAACGGCAGAGGGCAAGAAAAGCCAAATTACGGGCAAAAATATCATCATCGCCACAGGCTCGAAGCCGTCTATTTTCCCCTTCTTTCCCTACGACAAGAAGCGTTTTATTACCTCTACCGAAGCCTTAGAACTTTCCGAAATTCCCAAGCACCTTATCGTGATTGGCGGCGGCGTGATTGGCATGGAGTTGGGTTCGGTCTATGCGCGTTTGGGCGCAAAGGTGTCTGTGGTAGAATTTATGGATAGAATCATTGCAGGCATGGATAGCAGCATGGGCAAAGAATTGGAGCGCGTAACGAAAAAGACGCTCGGCGCGAAATTCTACCTACAACACAAAGTAGAAAAGACCTATCAAGAAGGGGACGAAGTTGTCGTTATCGCAAAGGATAAAAAAGGCAATGAAGTAGAACTGCGCGGCGACTACTGCCTACTTTCGGTAGGAAGAAGCCCCTATACGGCAGGGCTGGGCTTAGAAAAAGTAGGGATTCAGGTAGATAAGCGCGGAGCTATCCCCGTAGATGACCATTTGCATACAGGAGTAGGCAATATCTACGCCATCGGTGATGTCGTGCGTGGTGCAATGTTGGCACACAAAGCCGAAGAAGAAGGCGTAATGGTAGCCGAACTTTTGGCAGGGCAGAAGCCTCATATCAACTACCTACTCATTCCCAACGTGGTTTATACTTGGCCCGAAGTGGCAGGCGTAGGCTACACCGAAGAACAGCTCAAAGAGCAGGGCAGAGCCTATAAGTTGGGAACATTCCCCTTTATGGCATTAGGTAGGGCGCGTGCCTCTATGGACACAGACGGCTTGGTGAAAGTATTGGCTGATAAAAATACAGACGAAATTTTGGGCGTACATATCATAGGAGCGCGAGCCGCCGATATGATAGCCGCCGCAGTAACGGCGATGGAATATCGCGCCTCTGCCGAAGATGTTTCGCGCATGAGCCATGCACACCCCACCTACATGGAAGCAGTGAAGGAAGCCTGTTTAGCCGCCACCGAAAACCGTCCGCTGCACATCTAA
- a CDS encoding flavin monoamine oxidase family protein, producing the protein MKRRLFIEKTLKALPLVLLTPTVLSACSGEDEPEDEVVVPNGKSVLVIGAGMAGLAAGQKLKSKGFAVTILEAQNRVGGRIRTSLDTGVPFDEGASWIHGISGNPMSNLANLAGAATRTTDDDSYVCVDSNGSRYSDNDYQRKQRNFERMLETLHERGAVGTSFQTVFNQNYPNEAQDRLWKFFISSYLTFDTGDLDQLSSRYYYEGEEYGGAEAVLPQGYQALTDYLAQGQDIRLQETLTALDYQGNKVQAQTASGQTFEADYAVVTLPLGVLKRDQIAFSPALPTNKKEAIAKVGYNCVNKFLLTWETAFWENKDYLSYTPDEVDKYNYFVNLHKFGAPKPALLTFAYAQAARQTESLSDAQIVEEIMAHLRVMYGNDIPLPTGFARTRWQSNPYSYGGYSFTALQTEMRHFDDLAQDIQKRVFFAGEHTHKEYFSTAHGAYLSGIREADKIIGL; encoded by the coding sequence ATGAAACGTCGTCTTTTTATAGAAAAAACACTCAAAGCACTTCCCTTGGTCTTGCTTACGCCCACTGTGCTTAGTGCTTGTTCGGGCGAAGACGAACCCGAAGATGAGGTCGTTGTTCCGAATGGAAAAAGTGTCTTGGTGATAGGGGCAGGCATGGCAGGTTTGGCAGCAGGGCAGAAGCTCAAAAGCAAAGGCTTTGCCGTTACAATCTTGGAAGCACAAAATAGGGTAGGCGGCAGGATTCGTACCTCCTTAGATACAGGTGTTCCTTTTGACGAAGGCGCAAGTTGGATTCATGGCATTAGCGGCAATCCGATGTCGAACTTGGCAAATTTGGCAGGAGCAGCCACGCGCACCACCGACGACGATAGCTATGTCTGCGTCGATAGCAATGGTTCGCGCTATTCCGATAACGACTATCAGCGCAAGCAACGCAATTTTGAGCGCATGCTCGAAACCTTGCACGAGCGAGGGGCAGTAGGGACAAGTTTTCAGACCGTTTTCAATCAAAACTATCCCAACGAAGCCCAAGATAGGCTTTGGAAGTTTTTTATATCTTCTTATCTTACCTTTGACACAGGCGATTTAGACCAACTTTCCTCGCGCTATTATTACGAAGGAGAAGAATACGGAGGGGCAGAGGCTGTTTTGCCACAAGGCTATCAAGCCCTTACCGATTATTTGGCACAGGGGCAGGACATTCGTTTGCAGGAAACCCTAACGGCACTTGATTATCAGGGCAATAAAGTGCAAGCCCAAACTGCTTCGGGTCAGACCTTTGAGGCGGATTATGCCGTTGTTACCCTGCCTTTGGGCGTTTTGAAGCGCGACCAAATTGCCTTTTCGCCTGCTTTGCCCACTAATAAAAAAGAGGCTATCGCAAAAGTAGGCTACAACTGCGTCAATAAATTTTTATTAACTTGGGAAACTGCCTTTTGGGAAAACAAAGACTACCTTTCCTACACGCCTGATGAAGTAGATAAGTATAACTATTTTGTGAATTTGCATAAATTTGGCGCACCCAAACCTGCCCTTCTTACCTTTGCCTATGCGCAGGCAGCACGCCAGACCGAATCGCTTTCTGATGCGCAAATTGTGGAGGAGATTATGGCACATCTAAGGGTTATGTATGGCAATGACATTCCACTACCCACAGGCTTTGCACGCACCCGTTGGCAGAGCAATCCATACAGTTATGGGGGCTATTCCTTTACCGCCCTACAAACGGAAATGCGTCATTTTGACGATTTGGCACAGGACATTCAGAAGCGCGTCTTTTTTGCAGGCGAGCATACACACAAGGAGTATTTTTCCACTGCCCATGGCGCGTATTTGAGTGGCATTAGAGAAGCCGACAAAATTATCGGACTTTGA
- a CDS encoding Glu/Leu/Phe/Val family dehydrogenase produces MVETTTSTTHAPSLFEQISTMGHENVVFCYDDATGLKAIIGVHNTVLGPALGGTRMWVYENEADAVRDALRLSRGMTFKNAIAGLNLGGGKAVIIGDARTQKNEALLRRFGKFVQSLNGKYITAEDVGMNERDMDYIAMETQHVTGLAESRGGAGDPSPYTALGTYVGMKAAAKVAYGNDSLAGKKVAIQGAGNVGEHIIAHLEKEGATIFVTDIYADRLQAIAKKYKVEIVGKEDIYDLDVDIYAPCALGATVNDQTLSRLKCQIIAGCANNQLQDEKRHGDACLEKGIIYVPDFLINAGGVINVYSEYAKLPNEWVVNKTESLYDACLEVLKTSLTKKQNAQEVAIAIAQKRIDTIAKIKTVR; encoded by the coding sequence ATGGTTGAAACGACTACTTCTACCACGCATGCACCCTCGCTCTTCGAGCAAATCTCTACCATGGGGCATGAAAATGTCGTCTTTTGCTACGACGACGCAACAGGTTTGAAAGCTATTATCGGCGTGCATAACACCGTTTTAGGTCCCGCCTTGGGGGGGACGCGCATGTGGGTTTATGAAAATGAAGCTGATGCGGTACGCGACGCGCTACGCCTTTCGCGCGGCATGACGTTCAAGAATGCCATTGCGGGTCTGAATTTGGGAGGCGGCAAGGCGGTTATTATCGGCGATGCACGCACGCAAAAAAATGAAGCCCTTTTGCGCAGGTTTGGAAAGTTTGTGCAGAGCCTTAACGGAAAGTATATCACTGCCGAAGATGTAGGCATGAACGAGCGCGACATGGATTATATCGCGATGGAAACCCAACACGTTACGGGCTTGGCAGAGAGCAGAGGCGGCGCAGGCGACCCCTCTCCTTATACCGCCTTAGGCACGTATGTAGGCATGAAAGCTGCCGCCAAAGTCGCCTATGGCAATGACAGTTTGGCAGGCAAGAAAGTGGCGATTCAGGGTGCAGGCAACGTAGGCGAGCATATCATTGCGCATCTGGAAAAAGAAGGGGCTACCATTTTTGTAACCGACATCTACGCCGACCGCCTGCAAGCGATTGCCAAGAAGTACAAAGTAGAAATTGTTGGAAAGGAAGACATTTATGATTTAGATGTCGATATCTACGCGCCTTGTGCCTTAGGTGCTACCGTTAATGACCAAACCCTAAGCCGTTTGAAGTGCCAAATCATTGCGGGCTGTGCCAATAACCAACTACAAGACGAAAAACGACACGGCGACGCTTGTTTAGAAAAAGGCATTATCTACGTACCCGACTTCCTTATCAATGCAGGCGGAGTCATCAATGTCTATTCGGAATATGCCAAATTGCCAAACGAGTGGGTAGTCAATAAAACAGAAAGCCTCTACGACGCTTGTTTAGAAGTTTTGAAAACCTCTCTGACCAAAAAACAAAATGCGCAAGAAGTAGCGATTGCCATTGCACAAAAGCGCATCGATACCATTGCTAAAATCAAGACCGTAAGGTAA
- a CDS encoding YceI family protein has product MIFKSVRLAIAAFFLAALVVACNSAPQSQEAETKEEVVVNTEEQKATAQEFAIDPQVSTVTWIGTKPTGQHDGTIGIKEGKIYVENNQVTGGKIVIDMNSIVVKDITDEKSNADLVGHLKGADFFNAEQYPTATFEIASVEPISGEVKLEGEHNTQNPTHKVTGNLTILDKTNSITFYANLSAAADGASGSAKFNIDRTNWGIVYKSEGDKSLGDKFIHNKINLGFEFKTQASATANAQ; this is encoded by the coding sequence ATGATTTTCAAATCTGTTCGTTTAGCGATTGCCGCGTTTTTTTTAGCTGCTTTGGTAGTAGCCTGCAATAGTGCGCCTCAAAGCCAAGAGGCTGAAACCAAAGAAGAGGTAGTTGTCAATACAGAAGAGCAAAAAGCCACAGCCCAAGAATTTGCTATCGACCCACAGGTTAGCACCGTTACTTGGATTGGTACAAAACCCACAGGACAGCACGACGGTACTATTGGTATCAAAGAAGGCAAGATATATGTGGAAAACAATCAGGTTACAGGTGGAAAAATTGTGATTGATATGAACAGTATCGTAGTGAAAGACATCACTGACGAAAAATCAAACGCCGATTTGGTAGGACACCTCAAAGGCGCAGACTTCTTCAATGCCGAACAATATCCTACCGCAACTTTTGAGATTGCAAGTGTAGAGCCTATCTCTGGTGAAGTGAAGCTCGAAGGCGAACACAACACGCAAAACCCTACTCACAAAGTTACGGGCAACCTCACCATTTTGGATAAGACCAATAGCATTACTTTCTATGCCAACCTTTCTGCCGCCGCCGATGGTGCTTCGGGCAGTGCCAAATTCAACATCGACCGTACCAACTGGGGTATCGTCTATAAGTCGGAAGGCGACAAGAGCTTAGGCGACAAGTTTATCCACAACAAAATTAACTTAGGTTTTGAGTTCAAGACCCAAGCAAGTGCCACAGCAAACGCTCAATAA